The following proteins come from a genomic window of Pseudomonas syringae:
- a CDS encoding methyl-accepting chemotaxis protein produces the protein MQTLKALYESVERQFFDTLTKKLSSLFLLVLVSALLYGVALSIRSDIMLQLRGTQMDAAALGQIQGQLDALSNAILLSTLFTLVMVSFMIWYFRHLIVRPVLSMTRALEEVASGEGDLSKDLPLLTHDEIRVLASTCNRFLAKQREVISSIQGLTVQIAVESARSLKNISDSSDSATDQARFAREVMDQSNMAVGSIEDVSQQTQGISSTTAQNLSMARDSYAELLEVTGNISQISSSLNEFGTLVSGLNQRSSSIKSIVGLIQQISAQTNLLALNAAIEAARAGESGRGFAVVADEVRTLAQNVSRATEDISRNIDAMLEEVSSTHQQTIQISHSARETQMVVERASGHFESMIGDFESTNDKLADIAEHIQQFASTNTGINERVTRIYSDSQAIDQRMQHSATATRDLSGVAEQVQALLGRFVLGHGELDAAITRASQCRDILQVRLAELHKQGVNLFDQSYKLIPGTDPKQYTTGYTERFAQVCQEECDKLTKGTRGGKVTFIVDSKGYCPVNNSWVSQKPTGNREIDLPVCRNKRMFADPIGLRAAGNKQRFLLQTYLRDTGEIMTEIDVPFFFEGRHWGNLRMGFDAALLLGK, from the coding sequence ATGCAGACGTTAAAGGCTTTGTATGAGTCAGTTGAAAGGCAGTTTTTCGACACACTGACCAAGAAGCTATCAAGTCTTTTTCTGCTCGTCCTGGTCAGCGCGCTGCTGTACGGGGTGGCCTTGAGCATTCGCTCCGACATCATGCTGCAATTGCGTGGCACGCAAATGGACGCTGCCGCACTGGGCCAGATACAGGGCCAGCTTGATGCGCTGAGTAACGCCATTCTGCTGAGCACGCTCTTCACGCTGGTGATGGTCAGCTTCATGATCTGGTATTTTCGCCACCTGATCGTGCGCCCGGTCCTGTCCATGACCCGTGCACTGGAAGAGGTCGCCAGCGGCGAGGGCGATCTGTCAAAGGACTTGCCACTGCTCACCCATGATGAAATTCGCGTGCTGGCCAGTACCTGCAACCGCTTTCTGGCCAAACAGCGAGAGGTTATCAGCAGCATTCAGGGGCTGACGGTGCAGATCGCGGTCGAGTCGGCACGCTCGCTGAAAAACATCAGTGATTCCAGTGACAGCGCTACCGATCAGGCGCGCTTTGCCCGTGAAGTCATGGATCAGAGCAACATGGCGGTGGGCAGCATCGAGGATGTTTCGCAGCAGACTCAGGGCATTTCCAGCACCACCGCGCAGAACCTGAGCATGGCCCGTGATTCATACGCCGAACTGCTGGAAGTGACCGGCAACATCAGCCAGATATCCAGCAGTCTCAACGAGTTCGGTACGCTGGTCTCGGGGCTGAATCAGCGTTCATCGAGCATCAAATCCATCGTCGGGCTGATCCAGCAGATTTCTGCCCAAACCAATTTGCTTGCTCTCAATGCGGCGATTGAAGCTGCACGGGCCGGGGAGAGCGGTCGTGGCTTTGCCGTGGTGGCCGACGAGGTGCGTACCCTGGCGCAAAATGTGAGCCGGGCGACTGAAGACATCTCCCGCAACATCGACGCGATGCTGGAGGAAGTCAGTTCCACGCACCAACAGACCATTCAGATCAGCCACAGCGCCCGGGAAACCCAGATGGTGGTGGAGCGCGCCTCAGGTCATTTCGAAAGCATGATCGGCGACTTCGAGTCCACCAATGACAAACTGGCCGATATCGCTGAGCACATCCAGCAGTTCGCCTCCACCAATACTGGCATCAACGAGCGGGTGACGCGGATCTATTCCGACAGCCAGGCCATTGACCAGCGCATGCAACATTCGGCGACGGCGACCCGTGATCTGTCTGGTGTGGCTGAACAGGTGCAGGCGCTACTCGGCCGGTTCGTGCTGGGCCATGGCGAACTGGACGCAGCGATCACCCGTGCCAGCCAGTGCCGTGACATTCTGCAAGTGCGCCTGGCCGAGTTGCACAAACAGGGCGTCAACCTGTTTGATCAAAGCTACAAGCTGATTCCGGGTACCGACCCCAAGCAATACACCACCGGTTACACCGAGCGTTTCGCGCAAGTCTGTCAGGAGGAATGCGACAAGCTGACCAAAGGCACGCGAGGCGGGAAAGTCACGTTCATCGTAGACAGCAAAGGTTATTGCCCGGTCAACAACAGTTGGGTGTCGCAAAAACCGACCGGCAATCGCGAAATCGACCTGCCGGTGTGTCGTAACAAACGCATGTTCGCCGACCCGATCGGCTTGCGTGCAGCGGGTAACAAACAGCGCTTCCTGTTGCAGACTTACTTGCGTGATACCGGCGAGATCATGACCGAAATCGATGTGCCGTTCTTTTTCGAGGGGCGCCACTGGGGCAATTTGCGGATGGGCTTCGATGCGGCTCTGTTGTTGGGCAAGTGA
- a CDS encoding PH domain-containing protein: MIDFNNKGFFKLKQNDEYAERVKDLLLDNEEVIDAYKSMRDGVVFTTKRIISVNVQGLTGSKKDFTSLPYKNIVAWSVETSGTFDLDSELEIYFSAIGKVKFEFTGKTSVVQISRYISQHLLG; this comes from the coding sequence ATGATTGATTTCAATAACAAGGGCTTCTTCAAACTCAAGCAGAATGACGAGTATGCAGAGCGGGTCAAGGATCTGTTACTGGATAACGAAGAAGTTATTGATGCCTACAAGTCCATGCGCGATGGCGTAGTGTTCACAACCAAACGCATTATTTCGGTCAATGTTCAGGGCCTGACCGGCAGCAAGAAAGACTTCACTTCCCTGCCGTACAAAAACATCGTGGCATGGTCGGTTGAAACGTCAGGCACCTTCGACCTGGACTCTGAACTGGAAATCTACTTCTCGGCCATCGGCAAGGTGAAATTCGAATTCACCGGCAAGACGTCGGTCGTGCAGATATCCAGATATATCTCTCAGCACTTGTTGGGCTAA
- a CDS encoding DUF6482 family protein, with protein MTLNIQDLTKHVKDKKVQELDLISMEGGSYVLHALVDGKSVPVQDSTGKTLHVASLDEARKVLSSVPDVKLFMAQAVAHDEMVGLDSVQPESSRHEIPLRSSL; from the coding sequence GTGACTTTGAACATTCAAGACCTGACAAAGCATGTGAAGGATAAAAAGGTTCAGGAACTCGACCTGATCTCCATGGAAGGCGGATCCTACGTGCTCCACGCACTGGTGGATGGCAAGTCTGTACCTGTCCAGGACTCGACCGGCAAAACCCTGCACGTCGCCTCGCTGGACGAAGCCCGTAAGGTGCTTTCTTCGGTGCCGGATGTGAAGCTGTTCATGGCCCAGGCCGTTGCCCACGATGAGATGGTGGGGCTCGACAGTGTTCAACCCGAGTCCTCCCGCCACGAGATTCCGTTGCGCTCCAGCCTGTGA
- a CDS encoding RidA family protein yields the protein MSDREIIVPSTMQSIMDRAGYAPAVRVGNTLYCAGQVGRTREMEIILNPEAQFIACWENLRTVLAEGGCTFDDIVDMTTYHVAMSEHMPVFREVKNRIFPRGQCAWTCIGVAELAHPGLLLEIKCIAVRRSV from the coding sequence ATGTCAGATCGCGAAATCATCGTCCCTTCCACCATGCAGTCGATCATGGACCGCGCAGGCTATGCGCCTGCTGTCAGAGTGGGAAACACGCTCTACTGCGCCGGGCAGGTGGGGCGCACCCGGGAGATGGAGATCATCCTCAACCCGGAGGCGCAGTTCATCGCCTGCTGGGAGAATCTGCGCACCGTACTGGCCGAAGGCGGCTGCACGTTCGACGACATTGTCGACATGACCACCTATCACGTCGCCATGAGCGAGCACATGCCGGTATTTCGCGAGGTGAAGAACCGCATTTTTCCACGCGGGCAATGCGCCTGGACGTGCATAGGCGTAGCCGAACTGGCACACCCCGGCCTGTTGCTGGAGATCAAGTGCATCGCGGTCAGACGCAGCGTCTGA
- a CDS encoding DNA topoisomerase III yields MRLFLCEKPSQAKDIAAALGATRRGDGCWVGANATVTWCIGHLLETAPPDAYDARYKRWVLADLPIVPEKWKMLVKPRTASQFKAVKRLLGEAQELVIATDADREGEMIARELVEHCRYRGPIQRLWLSALDDASIRKALAALKPGADTFSLYHSALGRSRADWLIGMNMSRLFTLLGRQSGYQGVLPVGRVQTPTLRLVVDRDRSIADFVPAPFWAIDVKLLHDNQAFIAQWRAPSDTCDDQDRCLNQPLAQQAAEAMRKASGATLLKLRTERIREAAPLPFDLGTLQEICSKKLGLGAQETLDIAQSLYETHKVITYPRSDCGYLPNSQHGEAAGIIAALGKADPALAGLLPHLDPQRRSRAWNDAKVTAHHGIIPTAAVRGVERLTGKPRAVYTLIRARYLAQFLPNHEYDRTQADFDCAGHALRAVGKQIVEPGWKRAMPEALAPAKGREAPAPQPLPRLLQGCECAVAEVVLKDLWTQPPKPFTEGDLIKAMKNVAKLVEDPLLKQKLKDTTGIGTEATRAGIIQGLLDRGYLTKQGKALCATPAAFSLIDAVPRAIADPGTTAIWEQALDMVQSGEMSLEEFVAKQAAWMSKQVSRCVGMRMTISGPASPAGVAPPWKKKRKTAKRSVAATAAPAGGAVKKPRRTAKPAAKG; encoded by the coding sequence ATGCGGCTGTTTCTTTGCGAAAAACCCTCTCAGGCCAAGGACATTGCGGCTGCGCTCGGCGCTACCCGACGTGGCGATGGCTGTTGGGTGGGTGCCAACGCAACGGTGACCTGGTGCATCGGCCACTTGCTGGAAACCGCCCCGCCCGACGCCTACGATGCGCGTTACAAGCGCTGGGTGCTGGCAGACCTGCCCATCGTCCCGGAGAAGTGGAAGATGCTGGTCAAGCCCCGCACCGCCAGCCAGTTCAAGGCGGTCAAGCGGTTGCTGGGCGAGGCACAGGAGCTGGTCATCGCCACTGACGCAGACCGCGAAGGCGAAATGATCGCCCGCGAACTGGTCGAGCACTGCCGCTATCGCGGACCGATCCAGCGGCTGTGGCTGTCGGCACTCGATGACGCCTCGATTCGCAAGGCGCTGGCAGCGCTAAAGCCGGGCGCCGATACGTTCAGCCTGTATCACTCGGCGCTCGGTCGATCGCGTGCCGACTGGCTGATCGGCATGAACATGAGTCGTCTGTTCACGTTGCTGGGTCGGCAATCCGGTTACCAAGGCGTACTGCCGGTCGGGCGCGTACAAACCCCGACCCTGCGTCTGGTGGTGGACCGCGATCGCAGCATCGCTGACTTCGTGCCCGCGCCCTTCTGGGCCATCGACGTCAAACTGCTGCATGACAATCAGGCGTTCATCGCCCAGTGGCGCGCGCCGTCGGATACCTGTGACGATCAGGATCGCTGCCTGAACCAGCCACTGGCGCAACAGGCTGCCGAGGCCATGCGCAAGGCTTCCGGCGCGACACTGCTCAAACTGCGCACCGAGCGGATACGCGAAGCCGCACCACTGCCGTTCGACCTCGGCACGTTGCAGGAAATCTGCTCGAAAAAGCTTGGGCTCGGTGCGCAGGAAACCCTCGATATCGCCCAGTCGCTGTATGAAACCCACAAGGTCATCACCTATCCGCGAAGCGACTGCGGTTACCTGCCGAACAGTCAACACGGTGAAGCTGCGGGCATCATTGCTGCGCTGGGCAAGGCGGACCCGGCGCTGGCCGGCTTGCTGCCACACCTTGACCCGCAACGCCGTTCGCGTGCCTGGAACGACGCCAAAGTCACGGCTCACCACGGCATCATTCCTACTGCCGCCGTGCGTGGCGTCGAACGCCTGACCGGCAAACCCCGTGCGGTCTATACCCTGATCAGGGCGCGCTATCTGGCGCAGTTTCTGCCCAACCACGAGTACGACCGGACCCAGGCCGACTTCGACTGCGCAGGCCATGCCTTGCGCGCGGTCGGCAAGCAGATCGTCGAGCCCGGCTGGAAACGCGCCATGCCCGAGGCGTTGGCCCCGGCCAAAGGTCGCGAGGCGCCTGCACCGCAGCCACTGCCCAGGCTGCTTCAAGGCTGCGAGTGCGCCGTGGCCGAGGTCGTTCTCAAGGACCTCTGGACCCAGCCGCCCAAGCCTTTCACCGAAGGCGACCTGATCAAGGCGATGAAGAACGTCGCCAAACTGGTAGAAGACCCTTTACTCAAGCAAAAGCTCAAGGACACCACCGGCATCGGCACCGAAGCCACCCGCGCCGGGATTATTCAGGGCCTGCTGGATCGTGGCTACCTGACCAAACAAGGCAAGGCGTTGTGCGCCACACCGGCAGCCTTCAGCCTGATCGACGCGGTTCCTCGCGCCATCGCCGACCCAGGCACCACTGCAATCTGGGAACAGGCGCTGGACATGGTGCAGAGCGGCGAGATGAGTCTCGAAGAGTTTGTCGCCAAACAGGCGGCGTGGATGAGCAAACAGGTGAGTCGCTGCGTCGGCATGCGCATGACCATCAGCGGCCCGGCCAGCCCGGCAGGCGTTGCGCCGCCGTGGAAGAAAAAACGCAAGACTGCAAAGCGCAGTGTTGCGGCAACTGCTGCGCCAGCAGGCGGTGCCGTGAAGAAACCGCGTCGCACTGCCAAACCGGCCGCAAAGGGCTGA
- a CDS encoding HDOD domain-containing protein — MLSIEKLFDDLHSLPSIPKVAQDLMLQFDNPSSNLESIARNIEKDPVIAAKVLRLANSARFRGSRDSSSIEDAAMRLGFNTLRTLVMASAVTGAFKAGPSFDLKGFWLKSFQVAGICRMLARQGSADPETAFTCGVMHNIGELLIQTGAPEVAERLNNAATANTPGRGASETLQLGFGYPEVGAELARRWHLPHVILQAIAYQAKPMQAPADAQLPRIVAQAITISDALEAHGGATPEAQKASGGPLMEGIDLDTLFAGLPAVLEADKAFSELLS; from the coding sequence ATGCTGAGTATCGAAAAACTTTTTGACGATTTGCATAGTCTCCCGAGTATTCCCAAAGTGGCTCAGGACCTCATGCTGCAGTTCGACAATCCCTCTTCCAACCTGGAAAGCATCGCCCGCAATATAGAGAAGGACCCGGTAATTGCCGCCAAGGTGTTGCGTCTGGCCAACTCCGCAAGGTTCCGCGGTTCGCGGGATTCCTCCAGCATCGAAGACGCGGCTATGCGTCTGGGCTTCAACACCCTGCGTACGCTGGTCATGGCGTCTGCGGTGACCGGCGCGTTCAAGGCCGGGCCGAGTTTCGACCTCAAGGGTTTCTGGCTGAAAAGCTTTCAGGTTGCGGGGATCTGCCGAATGCTCGCCAGACAAGGCAGCGCCGATCCGGAAACGGCCTTTACCTGCGGCGTGATGCATAACATCGGTGAACTGCTGATCCAGACCGGTGCCCCCGAGGTTGCAGAACGTCTGAACAATGCCGCCACAGCCAACACGCCGGGACGAGGCGCCAGCGAAACCCTGCAACTGGGTTTCGGCTACCCGGAAGTCGGTGCCGAACTGGCCCGCCGCTGGCATCTGCCGCACGTGATTCTGCAGGCCATCGCCTATCAGGCCAAACCGATGCAGGCGCCAGCTGACGCACAGTTGCCTCGGATCGTTGCCCAGGCCATCACCATCTCGGACGCGCTGGAAGCTCACGGCGGTGCCACGCCCGAAGCGCAAAAAGCGTCTGGCGGGCCGCTGATGGAGGGCATCGACCTGGACACGCTGTTTGCCGGGTTGCCCGCCGTACTGGAGGCAGACAAGGCCTTTTCGGAGCTGCTGAGCTAG
- a CDS encoding methyl-accepting chemotaxis protein, with protein MSNSDQQANRTESVAAAINELGAAAQEIAQNAARTSQQSSDASGLASDGQNVVQQTIKAMNELSGKISDSCVNIESLNDKTANIGQILEVITSISQQTNLLALNAAIEAARAGEAGRGFAVVADEVRNLAHRTQDSAQQVQKMIEELQVGARDAVTNMTESQRQSEDSVGIANLAGERLSSVTRRIEEINGMNQSVAAATEEQTSVVESINVDITHINTLNQLGVDNLRQTLEACNSLEEQAARLQQLVGSFRI; from the coding sequence ATGAGCAACTCCGACCAGCAGGCCAACCGCACCGAAAGCGTGGCAGCGGCGATCAACGAACTGGGTGCGGCGGCCCAGGAAATCGCGCAGAACGCGGCGCGCACGTCGCAACAGTCGAGTGATGCCAGCGGCCTGGCCAGTGACGGCCAGAACGTGGTGCAGCAGACCATCAAGGCCATGAACGAGCTGTCCGGCAAGATCAGTGACTCCTGCGTGAACATCGAAAGCCTGAACGACAAGACGGCCAATATCGGGCAGATCCTTGAGGTGATCACCAGCATTTCCCAGCAAACCAACCTGCTTGCGCTCAACGCAGCCATCGAAGCGGCGCGTGCCGGTGAAGCCGGACGCGGTTTTGCGGTGGTGGCGGACGAGGTGCGCAACCTGGCGCATCGCACTCAGGATTCGGCGCAGCAAGTGCAGAAGATGATCGAAGAGCTGCAGGTCGGTGCCCGTGACGCAGTGACCAACATGACCGAAAGCCAGCGTCAGAGCGAGGACAGCGTCGGTATCGCCAACCTGGCCGGTGAGCGCCTGAGCAGCGTGACCCGCCGCATCGAAGAGATCAACGGCATGAACCAGTCGGTCGCGGCGGCAACGGAAGAGCAGACCTCGGTGGTCGAGTCGATCAATGTCGACATCACCCACATCAACACCCTCAACCAGCTGGGCGTGGACAACCTGCGCCAGACGCTGGAAGCCTGCAACTCGCTGGAAGAACAGGCCGCCCGCCTGCAGCAACTGGTGGGCAGCTTCCGGATCTGA
- the phnC gene encoding phosphonate ABC transporter ATP-binding protein — translation MNAAIHVEGLNKTFSHKSALIDLALSIQPGEMVALIGASGSGKSTLLRHLAGLACCDRGNGGHVQVLGREVQAAGRLNSQVRRLRADIGYIFQQFNLVNRLSVMDNVLLGCLGRMPRWRGSLALFNREEKQRAMAALDRVGLADLASQRASTLSGGQQQRVAIARALTQRAEVILADEPIASLDPESARRVMEILADINRRDGKTVVVTLHQVDYAVRYCPRAVALKGGRIHYDGLAQDLSKQFLNDLYGADEDASLMITERARRVRQKPRLALAKV, via the coding sequence ATGAACGCAGCTATTCATGTCGAAGGCCTGAACAAGACTTTTTCGCACAAAAGCGCGCTCATTGACCTCGCGTTGTCTATACAACCGGGAGAAATGGTCGCGTTGATCGGGGCATCGGGCTCCGGCAAGTCGACGTTGCTGCGCCATCTCGCGGGCCTTGCCTGCTGTGATCGAGGCAATGGCGGTCACGTTCAAGTGCTGGGCCGCGAGGTTCAGGCTGCGGGTCGTCTCAACAGCCAGGTGCGCCGTCTGCGCGCCGACATCGGCTATATCTTCCAGCAATTCAACCTGGTCAATCGCCTCAGCGTGATGGACAACGTATTGCTGGGGTGTCTGGGCCGCATGCCGCGCTGGCGCGGTAGCCTGGCGCTGTTCAACCGTGAGGAAAAACAGCGAGCCATGGCTGCGCTGGATCGGGTAGGGCTGGCCGACCTCGCCAGCCAGCGCGCCTCGACCTTGTCGGGCGGCCAGCAACAACGGGTAGCCATCGCCCGGGCGCTTACTCAGCGCGCCGAAGTCATTCTCGCCGACGAACCGATTGCCTCGCTGGACCCCGAATCAGCGCGCCGGGTCATGGAAATCCTCGCCGACATCAATCGTCGCGACGGCAAGACGGTCGTAGTCACCCTGCATCAGGTTGATTACGCCGTGCGCTATTGCCCGCGTGCCGTCGCCCTCAAAGGCGGACGCATTCATTACGACGGCCTCGCCCAAGACCTCAGCAAGCAGTTCCTCAATGACCTGTACGGCGCAGACGAGGATGCCAGCCTGATGATCACCGAACGAGCCCGCCGCGTCCGCCAGAAGCCGCGCCTGGCGCTGGCCAAAGTCTGA
- the phnD gene encoding phosphonate ABC transporter substrate-binding protein, with amino-acid sequence MFNRIGRVLASAALLTACALGSVQAEEKVINFGIMSTESSQNLKSIWQPFLDDMSKKTGLKVNATFASDYAGLIQGMRFNKVDVAWVGNKAAIEAVDRSNGEVFAQTAAADGAPGYWSLLIVRKDSPINSVEDMLKNAKTLTFGNGDPNSTSGYLVPGYYVFAKNHVDASTAFKRTLNSSHEVNALSVAKGQLDVATFNTESWDRLAVTQPDKVKELKVIWKSPLIPSDPMVWSKALSDENKAKIREFFATYGDSDEEKAVLKNMQLGKFLTSSDDQLLPIRQLELFKQRTEVAASTTLDAQEKATRLKDIDASLSKLQERMTELNQKATASAAG; translated from the coding sequence ATGTTCAACCGTATCGGTCGCGTCCTCGCGTCTGCCGCTTTGCTGACTGCCTGCGCGTTGGGCTCGGTCCAGGCGGAAGAAAAAGTCATCAATTTCGGCATCATGTCCACCGAGTCATCGCAGAATCTGAAAAGTATCTGGCAGCCATTTCTCGATGACATGAGCAAGAAAACCGGCCTCAAGGTCAACGCCACCTTCGCCTCGGACTATGCCGGTCTGATTCAGGGCATGCGCTTCAACAAGGTTGATGTGGCCTGGGTGGGCAACAAGGCCGCGATCGAAGCGGTGGATCGCTCCAACGGTGAAGTGTTCGCCCAGACCGCAGCCGCCGATGGCGCGCCCGGTTACTGGAGCTTGCTGATCGTGCGCAAGGACAGCCCGATCAATTCGGTCGAAGACATGCTCAAGAACGCCAAGACTCTGACCTTTGGCAACGGTGATCCGAACTCCACCTCGGGTTATCTGGTGCCCGGTTATTACGTGTTTGCCAAGAACCACGTCGATGCGTCCACTGCGTTCAAGCGCACGCTGAACTCCAGCCATGAAGTCAACGCACTGAGCGTTGCCAAGGGCCAGCTCGATGTCGCGACGTTCAATACCGAAAGCTGGGATCGCCTGGCGGTCACCCAGCCGGACAAGGTCAAGGAACTCAAGGTGATCTGGAAATCGCCGCTTATTCCGTCCGATCCAATGGTCTGGAGCAAGGCCCTGTCGGACGAAAACAAGGCAAAGATTCGTGAGTTCTTCGCCACCTATGGCGACTCCGACGAAGAAAAAGCAGTCCTCAAGAACATGCAACTGGGCAAGTTCCTCACGTCCAGCGATGACCAGTTGTTGCCAATTCGCCAGCTCGAACTGTTCAAGCAACGTACTGAAGTCGCCGCCAGCACCACCCTGGATGCTCAGGAGAAAGCGACCCGTCTCAAAGACATCGACGCCAGCCTGAGCAAGTTGCAGGAACGCATGACCGAACTGAACCAGAAAGCCACCGCCAGCGCTGCAGGCTGA
- the phnE gene encoding phosphonate ABC transporter, permease protein PhnE — protein sequence MTTQVAYTQVAGKPNWSRYLGWGLLLAALAWAWQGAEMNPMALVRDSSNMATFASDFFPPDFREWRSYLKEMLVTIQIALWGTALAIVCSIPLGILCAENITPWWVHLPLRRCMDAFRSINEMVFAMLFVVAVGLGPFAGVLALWISTTGVLAKLFAEAVEAIEPGPVEGVRATGASALQEVIYGVIPQVMPLWISYALYRFESNVRSATVVGMVGAGGIGVILWENIRSFAFVQTSAVLLVIIVVVSVIDVVSQRLRKQFI from the coding sequence ATGACCACTCAAGTTGCCTACACCCAGGTGGCGGGTAAGCCCAACTGGTCGCGTTATCTGGGCTGGGGGCTGTTGCTCGCGGCACTGGCCTGGGCCTGGCAGGGCGCGGAGATGAACCCGATGGCGCTGGTGCGCGACTCGTCGAACATGGCGACGTTCGCGTCCGACTTCTTCCCGCCGGATTTCCGCGAGTGGCGCAGCTACCTCAAGGAAATGCTGGTAACGATCCAGATCGCCCTGTGGGGCACGGCGCTGGCGATTGTCTGCTCGATACCGCTGGGCATTCTCTGCGCCGAGAACATCACGCCGTGGTGGGTTCACCTGCCGCTGCGGCGATGCATGGATGCGTTCCGGTCGATCAACGAGATGGTCTTCGCCATGCTGTTCGTGGTGGCGGTCGGTCTCGGGCCGTTCGCCGGGGTGCTGGCACTGTGGATCAGCACCACGGGGGTGTTGGCCAAGCTGTTCGCCGAAGCCGTTGAAGCCATCGAGCCGGGCCCGGTCGAGGGCGTTCGTGCCACCGGGGCCAGCGCCTTGCAGGAAGTGATCTACGGCGTCATTCCGCAGGTCATGCCGCTGTGGATCTCCTATGCTCTATACCGTTTCGAATCGAATGTGCGCTCGGCAACGGTGGTCGGCATGGTCGGGGCAGGGGGGATCGGGGTGATTCTCTGGGAAAACATCCGTTCCTTTGCCTTTGTCCAGACCAGTGCCGTGTTGCTGGTGATCATCGTTGTGGTAAGCGTGATCGACGTTGTCTCGCAGCGTCTGCGCAAGCAATTCATCTGA